In one window of Anser cygnoides isolate HZ-2024a breed goose chromosome 3, Taihu_goose_T2T_genome, whole genome shotgun sequence DNA:
- the SDE2 gene encoding splicing regulator SDE2, giving the protein MALLLLLRDPLGSRARPLPLPPGGGSVRGLLRDCARRLGIPEESLYVKCNGRLAHDDDVLQNGAVYSLEPRLCGGKGGFGSMLRALGAQIEKTTNREACRDLSGRRLRDVNHEKAMAEWVKQQAEREAEKEQRRLERLQRKLAEPKHYFINPDYQQQCHEMAERLEDSVLKGLQATSSKVVSPGSGSSRKRPGESGKNGTKYGKKKCFLLGLEGLDDTDSSDSDDGSENDSPHASDGSCPSGSGYGENAGNSSKCSNSPVDPAEHSPVTEKAPEQPEVSGSDLQREMHKGGQTEIPADENSKVTEPQKEEAQENNEVTQGVKEEVQENVSSKVQEVDQSQSTEVEPIDLLAFNSAAEMEVLGLDKLKMELMALGLKCGGTLQERAARLFSVRGLTRDQINPSLFAKPPKGKKAKV; this is encoded by the exons atggcgctgctgctgctgctgcgggacCCGCTGGGCTCCCGGGCGCggccgctgccgctgccccccggcggcggctccgTGCGCGGCCTCCTGCGGGACTGCGCCCGGCGGCTG gGTATTCCCGAAGAAAGTTTATACGTGAAGTGCAACGGGCGGCTGGCTCATGATGACGATGTTCTCCAGAATGGCGCGGTGTATAGCCTGGAACCGAGGCTTTGTGGTGGAAAAGGAG gatttGGATCTATGCTGCGAGCACTTGGTGCACAGATTGAAAAGACAACAAATAGAGAGGCTTGCAGAGATCTCAGTGGAAGGAGACTTCGAGATGTCAATCATGAAAAAGC GATGGCTGAATGGGTGAAGCAGCAAGCAGAACgtgaagcagaaaaagagcaaaggcGCTTGGAAAGGCTGCAGCGGAAACTTGCAGAGCCAAAGCATTACTTTATAAATCCAGATTACCAGCAGCAGTGTCATGAAATGGCTGAGCGGCTAGAAGACTCAGTCCTTAAAG GATTGCAGGCCACTTCAAGCAAAGTAGTGTCACCGGGAAGTGGCAGTAGCCGGAAGCGTCCAGGTGAATCTGGAAAGAATGGaacaaaatatggaaagaaaaaatgcttttt GCTGGGATTGGAAGGATTGGATGATACTGACAGTTCAGATTCTGACGACGGCAGTGAAAACGATTCCCCTCATGCATCTGACGGAAGTTGTCCGTCAGGCAGTGGATATGGTGAAAATGCTGGCAATTCAAGCAAATGTTCAAACAGCCCTGTGGATCCAGCAGAACATAGTCCAGTCACTGAGAaggcaccggagcagccagaAGTTAGTGGAAGTGACCTGCAAAGGGAGATGCACAAAGGTGGGCAAACTGAAATTCCAGCTGATGAAAACAGTAAAGTGACAGAGCCCCAGAAGGAAGAGGCCCAAGAAAACAATGAAGTAACCCAAGGCGTGAAAGAAGAGGtgcaagaaaatgtttcttccaaGGTGCAGGAAGTGGACCAGTCACAGAGCACA gagGTGGAACCAATAGACCTACTCGCATTCAACTCTGCTGCTGAAATGGAAGTGCTGGGTTTAGATAAACTGAAGATGGAACTGATGGCTTTAGGGCTGAAATGTGGAGGCACTTTACAGGAAAGAGCAGCAAGGCTTTTCTCAGTGAGAGGTCTCACTAGAGACCAGATCAATCCTTCCTTATTTGCAAAGCCacctaaagggaaaaaagcaaaagtttaa
- the LOC106031588 gene encoding left-right determination factor 2-like, protein MEASFAQMLCTLCLATTVCAFTQEEFKEVLLKQLGLSEVPKLHKRDLVDLVIPEHVRNKYISMLKRHRVKRRASPSLGTILRGIPGNADVGGDVLYPDPTRQNLVFDMEGRIPINSEVTMAELKLFKKPLDRANLPAKQSHRPVSNARVSVYWVQRQRDGTNRTSLIDSRLVPVRESGWKNFDVTQAVHYWLRNKRQEPMVLQVWIEGERVGSYASEVAKAVRFTSQDPRDKAMGKPELVVYTLDLEDYGGPGDCKDGVVTGKSTCCRQKHYISFRELSWTQYWVIEPAGYQAYRCQGGCLQPPRSLQHLGAGERACAVAETSSLPVMYLVRRGNRTEIEAAEFPNMIIEKCSCMANGAALV, encoded by the exons ATGGAGGCGAGCTTTGCCCAGATGCTCTGCACGCTCTGCCTGGCCACCACAGTCTGTGCCTTCACCCAGGAAGAGTTCAAGGAGGTGCTGCTGAAGCAGCTGGGGCTCTCCGAGGTCCCTAAGCTTCATAAGAGAGACCTGGTGGACCTGGTCATCCCAGAGCACGTGAGGAACAAGTATATCTCCATGCTGAAGCGCCACAGGGTGAAGCGCCGCGCCTCGCCGAGCCTGGGCACCATCCTCAGGGGAATCCCTGGCAATGCAG ACGTTGGGGGAGACGTCCTCTATCCTGACCCCACACGCCAGAACCTCGTCTTTGACATGGAGGGGAGAATACCGATAAACAGTGAGGTGACAATGGCCGAGCTGAAACTTTTCAAGAAGCCCTTGGACAGGGCAAACCTGCCTGCTAAGCAGTCTCACAGGCCTGTCTCCAACGCCAGAGTCAGTGTCTACTGGGTGCAACGGCAGCGTGATGGTACCAACAGGACCTCCCTGATCGACTCCCG GCTGGTTCCAGTGCGAGAGTCGGGCTGGAAGAACTTTGACGTGACACAGGCTGTGCATTACTGGCTGCGAAACAAGAGGCAGGAGCCCATGGTCCTGCAGGTCTGGATTGAGGGGGAGCGAGTAGGCAGTTATGCCTCGGAGGTGGCCAAAGCGGTGCGCTTCACCTCGCAGGACCCCAGGGACAAAGCCATGGGCAAGCCCGAGCTGGTGGTTTATACCCTCGACTTGGAAGACTATGG GGGCCCCGGGGACTGCAAGGATGGCGTGGTGACGGGGAAGTCCACCTGCTGCCGTCAGAAGCACTACATCAGCTTCCGTGAGCTCTCCTGGACACAGTACTGGGTCATTGAGCCAGCTGGGTACCAGGCTTACCGGTGCCaggggggctgcctgcagccccccaggtccctgcagcacttgggggctggggagcgTGCCTGCGCTGTGGCCGAGACCTCCTCGCTCCCCGTCATGTACCTGGTCAGGAGGGGCAACCGCACCGAGATCGAGGCAGCTGAGTTTCCCAACATGATCATCGAGAAGTGCAGCTGCATGGCAAATGGTGCGGCACTGGTGTGA